One Olsenella sp. oral taxon 807 DNA segment encodes these proteins:
- a CDS encoding ATP-binding protein: MGEPDNPFNPGAGRRPPLLTGRDRLIASMHLDMGRVVSKREEGRPCVIWGLRGIGKTVLLNELAEHARNSGWIVILTEATERESLSQRIAQATYLELRQIRTRSKRITDTLARAVRVLRSFQLTIDPSGSYSIGIDVEPARGYADTGNLSLDLQDMLRALGDAAHASSTAVFLGIDELQEAGQEELDALNVALHTLGQGNEQTPLFFCGTGLPTLPSILAKATSYAERMYRYHQLDLLSNEDVRLALQEPCERLGVSWDEGAIQRVTAVSAGYPYFVQSCGYFAWEQRTSSTLISDEDAMIATRLAQDEVDSGLYRSRWDRATDAQRRFMEAMSLDEGASLMDDLARRLGRKPSSLTSVRKRLVDAGLIYAPRTGQLDFTVPGMGRYIQRVSNGR; the protein is encoded by the coding sequence ATGGGTGAGCCCGACAATCCCTTCAACCCCGGCGCCGGACGACGCCCTCCTCTCCTCACTGGTCGCGACCGTCTTATTGCCTCCATGCATCTTGACATGGGTCGTGTCGTCTCGAAGCGTGAGGAGGGACGACCGTGCGTCATCTGGGGGCTGCGAGGTATCGGAAAGACTGTCTTGCTCAACGAACTTGCCGAGCATGCACGAAACTCAGGCTGGATCGTCATCCTCACGGAGGCGACGGAGCGCGAGTCACTCTCGCAACGCATTGCACAGGCAACCTATCTGGAGCTCAGGCAGATACGAACAAGATCAAAGCGCATTACTGACACCCTCGCGCGCGCTGTGAGGGTGCTGAGATCGTTTCAGCTCACCATCGACCCAAGCGGCTCATACTCCATTGGCATCGACGTGGAACCTGCACGGGGCTATGCTGACACGGGCAACCTCTCTCTAGACCTTCAGGACATGCTTCGCGCGCTGGGTGACGCAGCTCACGCTTCGAGTACAGCTGTGTTTCTCGGCATTGATGAGCTGCAGGAGGCCGGTCAAGAGGAGCTTGACGCCCTGAACGTCGCGCTACACACCCTCGGGCAGGGCAATGAGCAGACGCCGCTCTTCTTCTGTGGGACAGGCCTTCCCACACTTCCCAGCATCCTTGCCAAGGCAACGAGCTATGCGGAGCGCATGTACCGCTACCATCAGCTCGATCTGCTCTCGAACGAGGACGTGCGCCTCGCGCTGCAGGAGCCCTGCGAACGCCTTGGAGTGAGCTGGGATGAGGGCGCCATACAGCGCGTAACTGCAGTTTCGGCTGGCTATCCTTACTTTGTCCAGAGCTGTGGCTACTTTGCGTGGGAACAGAGGACCTCGTCCACGCTGATCTCGGATGAGGACGCGATGATTGCCACGAGGCTGGCGCAGGACGAGGTGGACAGCGGGCTGTACCGCTCCCGCTGGGATCGTGCGACCGACGCCCAGCGCAGATTCATGGAGGCCATGTCGCTGGACGAGGGTGCCTCGTTGATGGATGACCTCGCGCGGCGCCTGGGCCGCAAGCCGAGCAGCCTCACGTCTGTGCGCAAGCGGCTCGTTGACGCGGGCCTGATATATGCACCTCGCACAGGCCAGCTCGACTTCACCGTGCCGGGGATGGGCCGCTACATCCAACGCGTTTCCAACGGACGGTAG
- a CDS encoding ATP-binding protein, whose protein sequence is MLERKVLDHMRRWKSRARGREALLIEGARRVGKSTAVEQFAKNEYRSSIIIDFSRLPRDVRSIFEDQRDDLDTFFMLLSAYYRTPLHTRESLIVFDEVQLYPKAREMIKHLVADGRYDFMETGSLISIKRHIKDIVIPSEERKLEMDPLDFEEFCWAMGEKLLSDLIRNSFETSRQLPDALHKRAMRLWREYLLVGGMPQAVNEYVQSRDFNEVDYIKRGIIDLYLNDMGKLANGDAGKLRSIFSQIPGQLSKHEKKFTLASIDREARSRSYDSAFFWLEDARLTNICRNATDPTVGLGLSEDNASFKCYMADTGLLVSQVFADRRSTPSEVYRDILFDRLSLNEGMLVENAVAQQLRANGRRLFFYSRYARGDSQRTMEIDFLIVRAHDDANLRARVSPVEVKSTKRYGTSLLDKFERTFGDRLGRSYVLHPRQVASSGQRTLLPLYFAFCL, encoded by the coding sequence ATGCTTGAGAGAAAAGTCCTTGATCACATGCGCAGGTGGAAGTCCCGCGCCAGGGGCAGGGAGGCCCTTCTTATCGAGGGAGCACGGCGCGTCGGCAAGAGCACGGCGGTCGAGCAATTCGCAAAAAACGAGTATCGCTCGAGCATCATCATCGACTTCTCGCGTCTGCCGCGCGACGTGAGATCCATCTTCGAGGATCAGCGCGATGACCTTGATACGTTCTTCATGCTTCTGTCCGCCTACTACAGGACGCCACTGCACACGCGTGAATCGCTCATCGTGTTTGACGAGGTACAGCTCTATCCGAAGGCACGCGAGATGATCAAACACCTTGTCGCTGATGGACGGTACGACTTCATGGAGACTGGGTCGCTCATCTCCATCAAGAGACATATAAAGGATATCGTCATTCCCTCCGAGGAACGCAAGCTTGAGATGGATCCCCTGGACTTCGAGGAATTCTGCTGGGCAATGGGCGAGAAGCTGCTGTCGGACCTCATCAGGAACTCCTTCGAGACCTCAAGGCAGCTGCCAGATGCCCTTCACAAGCGAGCCATGAGGCTCTGGCGCGAATACCTGCTCGTAGGCGGCATGCCACAGGCAGTCAACGAATACGTGCAGTCGCGAGACTTCAATGAGGTGGACTATATCAAGCGCGGCATCATCGATCTCTACCTCAATGACATGGGAAAGCTCGCCAACGGCGACGCTGGCAAGCTACGCAGCATCTTCTCACAGATACCCGGACAGCTCTCGAAGCATGAGAAGAAGTTCACGCTGGCGTCAATCGACCGCGAGGCACGGTCGAGGAGCTATGACTCCGCATTCTTCTGGCTTGAAGACGCGCGACTCACCAATATATGTCGCAACGCAACCGATCCGACGGTCGGCTTGGGCCTCAGCGAGGACAACGCATCATTCAAGTGCTACATGGCGGATACGGGGCTGCTCGTCTCCCAGGTCTTCGCCGATCGTCGATCGACGCCGAGTGAGGTATATAGGGATATCCTCTTTGACAGGCTCTCGCTCAACGAGGGAATGCTCGTTGAGAACGCTGTGGCACAACAGCTCAGGGCAAACGGTCGGAGGCTCTTCTTCTACTCCCGCTATGCGAGAGGCGACTCCCAAAGGACGATGGAGATAGACTTTCTCATCGTACGTGCGCATGACGACGCGAACCTGAGGGCCCGCGTGAGCCCTGTCGAGGTCAAGTCAACGAAGCGTTACGGCACATCATTGCTCGACAAGTTCGAGCGGACCTTTGGCGATCGGCTCGGCAGATCCTACGTGCTGCACCCAAGGCAGGTGGCGAGTTCGGGTCAGAGAACCCTGCTGCCGCTCTACTTCGCATTCTGCCTCTAA
- a CDS encoding MptD family putative ECF transporter S component, whose product MGNEGKTEFQVKDLIVTALLAVCALAIYMVCAILSFSPYTMLAVSPLWALLAGITYFLVAARTKKSWALFVFCALTGVHGLYVPMIVCCLIAGVIAATLASKTSCTNERALTASYVVYMVLAAFGGMYVPFLFFSQQTLTQYSTQFGEDYMQLLSTIVSPAMAVAMLLVVALCAFLGSLIARKLLKKHFQKAGLV is encoded by the coding sequence ATGGGAAACGAAGGAAAAACTGAATTTCAGGTCAAAGATTTGATAGTGACCGCGCTTTTGGCCGTATGCGCCTTGGCTATCTACATGGTGTGCGCGATACTGTCCTTCTCGCCCTACACCATGCTGGCAGTGAGTCCCCTCTGGGCGTTGCTAGCTGGTATTACGTACTTCTTGGTCGCGGCAAGAACCAAGAAATCCTGGGCGCTGTTCGTGTTCTGCGCGCTCACGGGCGTGCATGGCCTTTATGTGCCGATGATCGTGTGTTGCCTGATAGCGGGCGTCATTGCTGCCACCTTGGCGTCGAAGACCAGCTGCACGAACGAGAGAGCGCTCACGGCGAGCTACGTCGTGTACATGGTACTCGCGGCCTTCGGCGGCATGTACGTGCCCTTCCTGTTCTTCTCCCAGCAGACGCTCACCCAGTACTCGACGCAGTTCGGAGAGGACTACATGCAACTGCTGAGCACGATAGTCTCCCCCGCGATGGCAGTAGCCATGCTGTTGGTTGTGGCGTTGTGCGCGTTTCTCGGATCCCTGATTGCGCGCAAGCTGCTTAAGAAGCATTTCCAGAAGGCCGGTTTGGTGTAG
- a CDS encoding replication-associated recombination protein A, with product MKPSFEGQGSLFDTTDEEVADSSAPLAARMRPKTLDEVSGQTHLIGPGNVLRRMIEADQLPSMIFWGPPGVGKTTIARVIARQTRAEFITFSAVTSGIKEIREIMRRAGAQTHTGRRTIVFVDEIHRFNKAQQDAFLPFVEEGAITLIGATTENPSFEVNGALLSRCKVFVLKGLTKEEVEGLLRRALTDERGFGGQEVRIADDLLDAITTFANGDARMALSTLEMVVLNGDTEGDVVTVTPETVRQCTGQRSLLYDKTGEEHYNIISALHKSMRNSDPDAAVYWLARMLESGEDPLYVARRITRFASEDVGLADTNALNVAVNAFHACHFIGMPECSVHLTEAVIYLSLAPKSNSSYIAYERAKKDALHSMAEPVPLVIRNAPTRLMKDLGYGKDYRLAHYEKHKVAANMQYLPDSLAGSEYYHPTCEGREAWLSERLSDVKRWRAGTPDDTQE from the coding sequence ATGAAGCCATCGTTCGAGGGACAGGGCTCGCTGTTCGACACCACTGACGAAGAGGTGGCGGACAGCTCGGCGCCGCTCGCAGCACGCATGCGGCCAAAGACCCTCGACGAGGTGTCGGGACAGACCCACCTCATAGGACCGGGCAACGTGCTACGCCGCATGATCGAGGCCGACCAGCTGCCGTCCATGATCTTCTGGGGGCCTCCCGGCGTGGGCAAGACCACAATCGCGCGGGTCATCGCGCGCCAGACACGTGCCGAGTTCATCACCTTCTCTGCCGTGACGAGCGGCATCAAGGAGATCCGCGAGATCATGAGGCGTGCGGGTGCGCAGACGCATACAGGCAGGCGCACCATCGTGTTCGTCGACGAGATTCACCGATTCAACAAGGCGCAGCAGGACGCGTTTCTGCCCTTCGTGGAAGAGGGCGCGATCACGCTCATCGGAGCCACGACCGAGAACCCGTCCTTCGAGGTGAACGGGGCGCTCCTCTCACGCTGTAAGGTATTCGTGCTAAAGGGGCTGACCAAGGAGGAGGTCGAGGGCTTGCTGCGCCGTGCGCTGACCGATGAGCGTGGCTTCGGCGGACAGGAAGTGAGAATTGCTGACGACCTGCTTGACGCCATCACCACGTTCGCAAACGGTGACGCGCGCATGGCGCTCTCGACGCTCGAGATGGTGGTTCTCAACGGTGATACGGAAGGCGACGTGGTCACGGTAACACCCGAGACAGTAAGGCAGTGCACGGGCCAGCGCAGCCTACTCTACGACAAGACGGGTGAGGAGCACTACAACATCATCAGTGCACTACACAAGTCGATGCGCAACTCCGACCCCGACGCCGCCGTATACTGGCTCGCGCGCATGCTCGAATCCGGTGAGGACCCGCTCTACGTTGCCCGCCGCATAACGCGCTTTGCGTCGGAGGATGTTGGCCTCGCCGACACCAACGCCCTCAACGTAGCCGTGAACGCCTTCCACGCCTGCCATTTCATCGGGATGCCCGAGTGCTCGGTGCACCTCACCGAGGCGGTCATATACCTGTCTCTCGCACCCAAGTCAAACAGCAGCTACATCGCCTACGAGCGTGCCAAGAAGGACGCCCTGCACAGCATGGCGGAGCCCGTGCCGCTCGTTATCCGTAACGCCCCGACGCGCCTGATGAAGGATCTGGGCTACGGTAAGGACTACCGCCTGGCACACTACGAGAAGCACAAGGTGGCTGCCAACATGCAGTACCTGCCCGACTCACTCGCAGGATCTGAGTACTATCACCCCACGTGCGAGGGTCGCGAGGCGTGGCTTTCCGAGCGCCTGTCCGATGTCAAACGGTGGCGCGCGGGGACTCCAGACGACACGCAAGAGTAG
- a CDS encoding ABC transporter ATP-binding protein, translating into MQGGAQEPLIRFDDVSFQYEGQDKRSLQNVDITIDAGELVLVTGESGSGKTTLTRCVNCLIPHFFRGELSGEVLVGGRSIKETTPGDAGKLVASIFQDPRSQFFTTSSDGEAAFACENYGVAHEEIVRRVDDSFATLGMGDLKGKSIFSLSSGQRQKVAFIAAATLNPGIYVLDEPTANLDSATVLQVRDVLAALKEAGHTIVVSEHRLFWLAGLVDHIIVMRQGRVIEDSAGSHMELMTADALHDKQLRAFDLGSLRHASPPAPPCRGDVFLRASHVRFSYRGEPLLLDDVSLSAWKGEVIALIGRNGSGKTTLGKVLAGLIPCRNGRFVVAGSQVRQKRLSDYAYFVMQEADHQLYKESAVEELRLGNERASDIDERIAGILDMLNLTDFAQHHPYALSGGQKQRLTIGTAMASSKPIVVLDEPTSGLDWGNMCAVAQAINQLRESGRLVFVITHDIELVDLTATRVLALAEGRIADDFPLSSQAALERTRQIMLGGGLL; encoded by the coding sequence ATGCAAGGGGGCGCACAAGAACCGCTCATCCGCTTCGACGACGTCTCGTTCCAATACGAGGGCCAGGACAAGAGGAGCCTGCAGAACGTCGACATCACCATCGACGCAGGCGAGCTGGTACTGGTCACCGGCGAGAGCGGTAGCGGCAAGACGACGCTCACGCGATGCGTCAACTGCCTGATCCCTCATTTCTTCAGGGGCGAGCTGAGCGGCGAGGTCCTGGTCGGCGGCCGTTCTATCAAGGAGACGACCCCCGGAGACGCGGGGAAGCTGGTCGCTTCAATTTTTCAGGATCCCAGGAGCCAGTTCTTCACGACGAGCAGTGATGGGGAAGCCGCGTTTGCGTGTGAGAACTACGGCGTTGCGCACGAGGAGATCGTGAGGAGGGTGGACGACTCCTTCGCCACCCTGGGCATGGGGGACCTGAAAGGGAAAAGCATCTTCTCGCTATCGAGCGGGCAACGCCAGAAGGTTGCGTTCATTGCGGCGGCAACCCTCAACCCAGGGATATACGTCCTCGATGAACCGACGGCGAACTTAGATAGTGCCACGGTTCTCCAGGTCAGAGACGTACTTGCTGCCCTGAAGGAAGCTGGGCACACCATCGTGGTCTCGGAGCACCGCCTGTTCTGGCTGGCAGGTCTTGTAGACCACATCATAGTCATGCGACAGGGACGGGTTATCGAGGACAGCGCGGGCAGCCATATGGAGCTGATGACGGCCGACGCCCTGCACGACAAGCAGTTGCGCGCATTCGACCTGGGATCGCTTAGGCACGCTTCGCCGCCCGCTCCCCCCTGCAGGGGGGATGTGTTCCTCCGAGCAAGTCACGTCAGGTTTTCCTACAGGGGCGAGCCCTTGCTGCTCGACGACGTTTCGCTCAGCGCGTGGAAGGGCGAGGTCATCGCCTTAATCGGGCGCAACGGAAGTGGAAAGACGACCCTGGGCAAAGTGCTGGCGGGGTTGATCCCCTGCAGGAACGGACGCTTCGTTGTAGCTGGGTCACAGGTGAGGCAAAAGCGGCTCAGCGACTACGCGTACTTCGTCATGCAGGAAGCGGATCACCAGCTGTACAAAGAGAGCGCCGTGGAGGAGCTGCGCCTCGGCAACGAGCGGGCGAGCGACATCGACGAAAGGATCGCCGGCATCCTCGACATGCTCAACCTCACCGACTTCGCGCAGCATCACCCCTACGCGCTCTCGGGGGGCCAAAAGCAGCGCCTGACCATCGGCACCGCCATGGCCTCCAGCAAACCCATCGTCGTGCTCGACGAGCCGACGAGCGGCTTGGACTGGGGCAACATGTGCGCGGTTGCTCAGGCCATCAACCAACTTCGGGAATCGGGAAGGCTCGTCTTCGTCATCACGCACGACATCGAGCTCGTAGACCTCACGGCAACGCGGGTCCTTGCGCTCGCCGAGGGACGCATAGCCGATGACTTTCCCCTATCCTCGCAGGCGGCGCTGGAAAGGACCCGACAGATCATGCTCGGCGGTGGTCTCCTGTGA
- a CDS encoding transposase has protein sequence MPFIKVQKLVRDESGAIRSGSAAVVDTSYVRGAKYHSAQAVRERLGKVVWLADDRRSGVFASPTRGLVEYDADADGFAPVAKGDERLANTGAFPEPPRHLELGPEHLLLSFLGADGVAGCLREALPDDRSYQRALAHVTHGVVRDGSRETCDNMVARSFAALALPGVPPASLRSDTAFFSAMGADGAKVAFFRAFARLMRRTKPGFGRACYVDSTPLPNDAVDNPLNALCSHGLRGAAVQMRLALVLDETTGLPVWYEVVPGNVLDLSTIKTVMGDVLATLGIEVVTAVLDAGYASRELLEAFSEGERDVLVRMPARRGYPYRELWRGVRSLIGKGKYAITRSGHLYFARRRDVEVQGVRLHCYVYVDQTNATPRFARWLDKNQERFDGMSLAEKDWETVRQGYFVLMSTKVATPREILDEYFCRTEIEGVFKTSKDYLGLLPLRKWSDLTVRGKILADIIGTIVVLRMRKALAGADVSLTEVWGKARSLSCYTNADGRVVVETPSRQVREYYKALGVKVPSSIDVREFDRDVLGLEL, from the coding sequence ATGCCGTTCATAAAGGTGCAGAAGCTGGTCAGGGACGAGTCCGGCGCAATCAGGAGCGGGTCCGCCGCCGTGGTCGACACGTCGTACGTGCGCGGCGCCAAGTACCACTCGGCGCAGGCGGTGCGCGAGAGGCTGGGCAAGGTCGTCTGGCTCGCGGACGACAGGCGCTCGGGCGTGTTCGCGTCACCGACGCGCGGCCTGGTGGAGTACGACGCGGACGCCGACGGATTCGCGCCGGTGGCCAAGGGCGACGAGCGGCTGGCGAACACGGGCGCGTTCCCCGAGCCGCCGCGGCACCTGGAGCTCGGCCCCGAGCACCTGCTGCTGTCGTTCCTGGGCGCCGATGGGGTCGCGGGGTGCCTCAGGGAGGCGCTCCCCGACGACCGGTCCTACCAGCGCGCCCTCGCCCACGTCACGCACGGCGTGGTGCGGGACGGGAGCCGCGAGACCTGCGACAACATGGTGGCCAGGTCCTTCGCGGCTCTGGCGCTGCCGGGCGTGCCGCCCGCGTCGCTGAGATCGGACACGGCGTTCTTCTCGGCGATGGGCGCCGACGGGGCGAAGGTCGCGTTCTTCAGGGCGTTCGCCAGGCTCATGAGGAGGACGAAGCCCGGCTTCGGCCGCGCATGCTACGTGGACTCCACCCCGCTCCCGAACGACGCGGTCGACAACCCGCTCAACGCCCTCTGCAGCCACGGGCTGAGGGGCGCGGCGGTCCAGATGCGCCTCGCGCTCGTGCTCGACGAGACGACGGGGCTGCCCGTCTGGTACGAGGTCGTGCCCGGCAACGTACTTGACCTCTCGACCATAAAGACCGTGATGGGCGACGTCCTCGCCACGCTCGGCATCGAGGTCGTAACCGCGGTCCTCGACGCGGGCTACGCGTCGCGCGAGCTGCTCGAGGCCTTCTCCGAGGGCGAGAGGGACGTGCTGGTCAGGATGCCGGCGAGGAGGGGGTACCCGTACCGCGAGCTCTGGCGGGGCGTCCGCTCTCTGATCGGCAAGGGCAAGTACGCGATCACGCGCTCCGGCCACCTCTACTTCGCCAGGAGGCGCGACGTCGAGGTGCAGGGCGTGAGGCTGCACTGCTACGTCTACGTGGACCAGACCAACGCCACGCCGCGCTTCGCCAGGTGGCTGGACAAGAACCAGGAGAGGTTCGACGGGATGTCGCTCGCCGAGAAGGACTGGGAGACCGTGCGGCAGGGCTACTTCGTGCTGATGTCCACCAAGGTCGCGACGCCCCGCGAGATCCTGGACGAGTACTTCTGCCGCACCGAGATCGAGGGCGTCTTCAAGACCAGCAAGGACTACCTGGGCCTGCTGCCGCTGCGCAAGTGGAGCGACCTCACCGTGCGCGGCAAGATCCTCGCCGACATCATCGGCACCATCGTGGTGCTCAGGATGCGCAAGGCGCTCGCCGGGGCCGACGTCTCCCTCACCGAGGTATGGGGCAAGGCCAGGTCGCTGTCCTGCTACACCAACGCCGACGGCAGGGTCGTGGTCGAGACGCCGTCGAGGCAGGTCCGCGAGTACTACAAGGCGCTCGGGGTGAAGGTGCCCTCGTCAATCGACGTCAGGGAATTCGACCGTGACGTCCTCGGCCTGGAGCTGTAG
- a CDS encoding energy-coupling factor transporter transmembrane protein EcfT: MIQSVGLRYDPRVKLLLVLLTSTLAFSLGGGVTGALLFGIVLLFALLAGIWKDALAYVAVYVLLFLLAQVVPAHLASVIQFFFLRMLTIALGLSLLFQTTEISELISSLRSSHVPQVVIIPFAVALRFLPSIMQDAIYIKQGLKTRGVGLSLRRVLAHPAQTYEAFIVPILMRVLMTATELSASAETRGISYPCEKTQYQIAEFSPKDGLLVALMTALFALVVGVSLSMR, translated from the coding sequence GTGATACAGTCCGTTGGATTGCGCTACGACCCCCGTGTTAAGCTGCTACTGGTCCTGCTCACATCGACGCTGGCCTTTTCGCTGGGCGGGGGCGTCACCGGGGCGCTCCTGTTCGGGATCGTGCTCCTGTTTGCCCTGTTGGCGGGCATCTGGAAAGACGCGCTTGCCTATGTGGCCGTCTACGTCCTGCTGTTCCTGCTGGCGCAGGTGGTGCCGGCGCACCTCGCATCGGTCATACAGTTCTTCTTCCTTCGCATGCTCACGATCGCGCTCGGACTAAGCCTGCTTTTTCAGACGACGGAGATCTCGGAGCTCATCTCGTCGCTGCGGTCGAGCCATGTCCCCCAGGTCGTGATCATCCCGTTTGCCGTCGCCCTGCGCTTCCTACCTTCCATCATGCAGGATGCCATCTATATAAAACAGGGGTTAAAGACGAGGGGGGTCGGCTTGTCGTTGCGACGCGTTCTCGCCCATCCTGCCCAGACGTACGAGGCCTTCATCGTGCCGATTCTCATGAGGGTCCTGATGACCGCCACCGAGCTTTCCGCCTCCGCCGAGACGCGGGGCATCAGCTATCCGTGTGAGAAGACGCAGTACCAGATAGCCGAATTCAGCCCGAAGGACGGCCTCCTCGTTGCGCTTATGACGGCGCTCTTCGCGCTTGTCGTGGGAGTTTCATTGTCGATGCGCTAA
- the pth gene encoding aminoacyl-tRNA hydrolase, translated as MPASAQPNDIRLICGLGNPGAEYERTRHNAGFVTIDILARRAHASFWKSAAGCMTCRIQLKGTDGDPCPVVLAKPQSYMNTSGGPLSKLMRELGVLAPEILVVHDEVDLSQGEVRVKCGGGLNAHNGLRSIADKLGTRDFARVRVGIGRPPGRMSVADYALRQLKGSFLEEFELSCERAADACEMCLERGVAFSVKNC; from the coding sequence ATGCCAGCCAGCGCGCAGCCCAATGACATACGACTCATCTGCGGCCTCGGAAACCCCGGTGCCGAGTACGAGCGCACTCGTCACAACGCCGGCTTTGTCACCATTGACATCCTCGCGCGACGCGCTCACGCCTCGTTCTGGAAGAGCGCGGCGGGGTGCATGACCTGTCGCATCCAGCTCAAGGGGACGGACGGTGATCCATGTCCGGTCGTACTCGCAAAGCCGCAGAGCTACATGAACACGAGCGGCGGACCCCTCTCTAAGCTCATGCGCGAGCTTGGGGTCTTGGCACCAGAGATCCTGGTTGTCCACGACGAGGTGGACCTCTCGCAGGGAGAGGTGCGCGTCAAGTGCGGCGGAGGCCTCAACGCCCACAATGGCCTTCGCTCGATCGCAGACAAGCTGGGCACCCGCGACTTCGCCCGCGTGCGCGTGGGCATTGGACGGCCACCCGGGAGAATGAGCGTCGCTGACTATGCCCTGCGCCAACTCAAGGGAAGCTTCCTCGAGGAGTTCGAGCTCAGCTGTGAGCGCGCCGCAGATGCCTGCGAGATGTGCCTGGAGCGCGGGGTCGCGTTTTCCGTCAAGAACTGCTAG
- a CDS encoding 3'-5' exonuclease, giving the protein MERYIAFDVETPNHLNDRMSSIGITVVQDGEVEDEYHTLVNPESHFDLFNTRLTGISAKTVQDAPTFPKAWEQIEPVMSSGLLVAHNAVFDLGVLRKCLDAYGIAWKARASYLCTVQMGRRLLPGMSHRLDVLCEYYGIDLDHHRAESDSRACAQILLRYLERGENIQRHVRTYSFEGKMSRQ; this is encoded by the coding sequence ATGGAGAGATACATAGCATTTGACGTGGAGACCCCAAACCACCTGAATGACCGCATGAGTTCCATCGGGATCACGGTGGTGCAAGACGGCGAGGTCGAGGACGAGTACCATACCCTCGTGAACCCGGAGAGCCACTTCGATCTCTTTAACACCCGACTTACGGGGATAAGCGCAAAGACGGTACAAGACGCACCGACCTTCCCAAAAGCATGGGAACAGATCGAGCCAGTGATGTCGAGCGGCTTGCTTGTAGCGCACAACGCCGTGTTCGACCTGGGGGTTCTCAGGAAGTGCCTTGACGCCTACGGCATCGCTTGGAAGGCCCGGGCCAGCTACCTGTGCACCGTGCAGATGGGCAGGAGGCTGCTTCCGGGAATGAGCCACAGGCTAGACGTGCTGTGTGAGTACTACGGCATTGACCTCGACCATCATCGAGCCGAAAGCGACAGCCGCGCCTGCGCTCAGATACTATTGCGTTATCTCGAGCGTGGAGAGAACATACAGCGTCATGTCAGGACGTACTCATTTGAGGGAAAGATGAGTAGGCAGTAA
- a CDS encoding sulfide/dihydroorotate dehydrogenase-like FAD/NAD-binding protein — MYKILEKTQFSEKVFKFRVEAPEMAKHAHAGQFLVIRANETGERVPFTFADWNAAEGWIEFIFMVIGKTTTMLSSYEAGDYLQDVTGPLGQPTEMGEGKWAIIGGGVGLAIAFPVARQFVASGNEVHAIMGARTKELLLLEDQFRSILDDDHVHITTDDGSYGEKGVVTVPLERLLKGGEVDHVFCVGPVPMMKFSTLTAERYNTPITASLNPIMVDGTGMCGCCRVEIDGQTKFACVDGPDFDATKVDWNDLRARQAAYRSEESLSLKSYEEANYACQS; from the coding sequence ATGTACAAAATTCTCGAGAAGACACAGTTCTCGGAGAAGGTGTTCAAGTTTCGCGTCGAGGCACCCGAGATGGCCAAGCACGCCCACGCGGGCCAGTTTCTCGTGATTCGTGCCAACGAGACGGGCGAGCGGGTGCCATTCACCTTTGCGGACTGGAATGCCGCCGAGGGCTGGATCGAGTTCATCTTCATGGTGATCGGCAAGACCACTACGATGCTCTCGAGCTACGAGGCGGGAGACTACCTGCAGGACGTGACCGGCCCCTTGGGCCAGCCCACCGAGATGGGAGAGGGCAAGTGGGCCATCATCGGCGGCGGAGTGGGGCTTGCCATCGCCTTTCCCGTCGCGCGCCAGTTCGTCGCCAGCGGCAACGAGGTCCACGCGATCATGGGTGCTCGTACCAAGGAGCTGCTCCTCTTGGAGGACCAGTTTCGCTCCATCCTTGACGACGACCACGTCCACATCACGACCGACGATGGTTCCTACGGTGAGAAAGGCGTCGTTACCGTACCGCTCGAGCGCCTGCTCAAGGGAGGCGAGGTCGACCATGTCTTCTGCGTGGGTCCTGTGCCCATGATGAAGTTCTCGACCCTCACCGCCGAGAGGTACAACACGCCGATCACCGCATCACTCAACCCGATCATGGTCGACGGCACCGGCATGTGCGGCTGCTGTCGCGTCGAGATCGACGGGCAGACGAAGTTCGCCTGCGTGGACGGGCCTGACTTTGACGCCACGAAGGTCGACTGGAACGACCTGCGCGCGCGCCAAGCTGCGTACCGCAGCGAGGAGAGCCTGTCGCTCAAGTCATATGAGGAGGCGAACTACGCATGCCAGAGCTAA